One part of the Methanococcoides sp. AM1 genome encodes these proteins:
- a CDS encoding V-type ATP synthase subunit C has translation MRLLQKFKRKSSPTHSGSGSNYAYATARVRAMKSNLLPRETYPRLMNMGIDEITRFIEESQYKQDVDELARVYDGVDLFEHALNRNLGVTFTKIINISEGELNYLISEYLKKYDIWSIKTILRGKYCNASVEEINDSLVAAGQLSYTFLSSLAEKESYESVIDALSGTDYYPTLKGYDGTNLSAIENQLDKAYYTGMFYAIGNPGSNDRKLFSKFIRTEIDIKNLSTLFRLKNAGVSEDEIADLIIEGGLHLSMKEIEKLLPLPFSEFINSLEKYPYWEDISDIVSPEMDSLVDLETQLTRHSIKSAASFSHMYPLSIVPIMDYVLNKKNEVNNLRIILRGKAANLDEEIIRNQLVI, from the coding sequence ATGCGGCTTTTGCAAAAATTTAAAAGGAAAAGTAGTCCGACTCACAGCGGGAGTGGCTCCAATTATGCTTATGCGACAGCACGTGTTCGAGCGATGAAGAGCAATCTTCTTCCAAGGGAGACATATCCCCGACTTATGAACATGGGCATTGATGAGATTACACGTTTCATCGAAGAATCACAGTATAAGCAGGATGTCGACGAACTGGCAAGAGTATATGACGGCGTGGATCTGTTCGAGCATGCATTGAACAGAAATCTGGGTGTCACTTTTACAAAGATCATCAATATATCAGAAGGCGAGTTGAACTACCTGATCTCTGAATATTTAAAGAAATACGATATATGGAGCATCAAAACTATCCTACGTGGAAAGTATTGTAATGCATCAGTAGAAGAGATCAACGATAGTCTCGTAGCAGCCGGACAACTGTCTTATACATTTTTGTCAAGCCTTGCAGAAAAAGAATCCTACGAAAGTGTCATTGATGCTCTCAGTGGGACCGATTATTACCCGACATTAAAAGGATATGATGGGACAAACCTCTCTGCTATTGAAAACCAGCTTGACAAAGCGTACTATACCGGAATGTTCTACGCGATCGGCAACCCAGGGTCTAATGACCGCAAGCTGTTCTCAAAGTTCATTCGCACTGAGATCGATATAAAGAATCTCAGTACACTCTTTAGATTAAAGAATGCAGGTGTCAGCGAGGATGAAATTGCAGACCTCATTATTGAGGGCGGTCTTCATTTAAGCATGAAAGAGATCGAAAAACTATTGCCTCTTCCTTTCAGTGAATTTATCAATTCACTTGAAAAATATCCATATTGGGAAGACATCTCTGACATAGTGAGCCCGGAAATGGATTCACTGGTCGATCTGGAAACTCAACTCACAAGACACAGCATCAAATCCGCTGCAAGCTTTTCACATATGTACCCACTTTCCATTGTTCCGATCATGGACTATGTCCTGAATAAGAAGAATGAAGTGAACAACCTGCGCATTATACTGCGTGGGAAAGCAGCGAATCTTGATGAGGAAATTATCAGGAACCAGTTGGTGATCTAA
- a CDS encoding V-type ATP synthase subunit F — MELAVVGNSEFVTGFRLAGVKKIYEAKDDELESIVTKVLEDSDVGIFVMHGDDVNKLPEILRDTLSESVEPTVVTLGGTGESSNLREKIKQSVGVDLWK, encoded by the coding sequence ATGGAATTAGCAGTAGTAGGTAACAGCGAATTTGTTACAGGATTCAGGCTGGCTGGTGTCAAAAAGATATACGAAGCCAAAGATGATGAGCTGGAATCCATTGTCACAAAAGTCCTTGAGGATTCAGATGTTGGTATTTTTGTCATGCATGGTGATGATGTTAATAAACTACCGGAAATTTTGAGAGACACTCTAAGTGAGTCTGTTGAGCCAACAGTCGTTACTCTCGGAGGAACTGGTGAAAGCTCAAACTTAAGGGAAAAAATAAAACAATCGGTAGGTGTAGATCTGTGGAAGTAA